In the genome of Raphanus sativus cultivar WK10039 chromosome 4, ASM80110v3, whole genome shotgun sequence, one region contains:
- the LOC108855108 gene encoding probable WRKY transcription factor 53, producing MEGKKDMLTWEQNTLLSELTIGLEAARKLHAQLGGSSSSSSSLTSFSSPATETSKILLKQILSSYEKSLAIVNWSSSPPVQLILKEDAVAPVTHSGVIPESPASINGSPRSEEFIDGGGSKDTHRQDHFFNSKKRKMLPKWTEKVRINPERGLEGPHQDDVYSWRKYGQKDILGAKFPRSYYRCTHRSTQNCWATKQVQRSNSDPTVFEVTYRGAHTCRQGSAAPPPPASPEKQDTRTKQPIAQTPNELLESLKTSLTVRTEGLDDGEDVFSFPNTPPFYDYGTTNDYFGGLMESSPIFDAVDWFNPTVDINPEFPTFLPDSIYY from the exons ATGGAAGGTAAAAAGGATATGTTAACTTGGGAGCAGAATACACTTTTAAGCGAGCTCACTATTGGACTGGAGGCGGCCAGAAAGCTCCACGCCCAACTTggaggatcatcatcatcatcgtcgtcaCTGACGTCATTTTCTTCTCCGGCGACTGAGACGAGCAAAATTCTCCTGAAGCAGATACTTTCTTCCTACGAGAAATCTCTTGCCATTGTAAACTGGTCTTCCTCACCGCCCGTACAACTTATTCTGAAGGAGGATGCTGTAGCTCCGGTGACACACTCCGGCGTAATTCCTGAATCTCCCGCGTCGATAAACGGAAGTCCGAGAAGCGAAGAGTTTATTGATGGAGGAGGTTCCAAAGATACTCATCGCCAAGATCACTTTTTCAACTCAAAGAAAAg GAAGATGTTACCAAAGTGGACAGAAAAAGTGAGAATAAACCCAGAAAGAGGCTTAGAAGGACCTCATCAAGATGATGTCTATAGCTGGAGAAAATATGGCCAGAAAGACATTTTGGGCGCCAAGTTCCCCAG GAGTTATTACAGATGCACACACCGTAGCACACAGAACTGTTGGGCAACTAAGCAAGTCCAGAGATCAAACAGTGATCCAACTGTTTTCGAAGTGACGTACAGAGGAGCGCACACTTGCCGGCAGGGATCCGCAGCTCCTCCTCCACCAGCTTCGCCGGAGAAGCAAGACACCAGAACCAAACAACCCATTGCTCAAACCCCTAACGAGCTTCTCGAGAGTCTCAAAACCAGCTTAACCGTTCGAACCGAGGGTCTTGACGACGGTGAAGATGTTTTCTCCTTCCCTAATACGCCGCCGTTTTACGATTACGGGACTACCAACGACTATTTCGGCGGACTCATGGAGAGTTCACCTATCTTCGACGCTGTTGATTGGTTCAATCCAACGGTCGACATTAACCCGGAATTTCCCACGTTTTTACCAGACTcgatttattattaa
- the LOC130510419 gene encoding protein trichome birefringence-like 24, translating to MKLKLFSVSKIHKNVFLIKLFSAILITGLAFSLFLFHSSDFSPVFASVTGRFEARLLPPKVIVPENEDLIPQDIEVEKCNLFAGKWIPDSSGPIYTNNSCGNLIDGHQNCITNGRPDLDFLYWKWKPHDCLLPRFDPRRFLQLMRNKSWAFIGDSIVRNHVESLLCMLYSVEEPVEVYHDKEYKSKRWHFPIHNLTISNVWSPFLVQAAIFEDSDGVSTAAVQLHLDKLDETWTSLMPTLDYAIISTGKWYLKAAVYHENAKPVGCHICPEKSRLEELGFDHAYNASLRNVMDFLADETNRKGTVFFRTATPDHFQNGEWHNGGTCKQTEPVSDEEAEMKNVHKILRGLEIGQFERAVREKTGEEGGGGNVKLLDFTGMLLTRPDGHPGAYRQFRPFDKDKNAKVQNDCLHWCLPGPIDYLNDVILETIANG from the exons ATGAAGCTGAAGCTGTTCTCAGTCTCCAAGATCCATAAGAATGTGTTTCTCATCAAGCTCTTCTCTGCCATTCTCATAACAGGTCTCGCTTTCAGTCTCTTCCTTTTTCACTCCAGCGACTTTTCTCCAGTCTTTGCGTCGGTCACAGGAAGATTTGAAGCACGCCTTCTGCCGCCCAAGGTTATCGTGCCTGAAAATGAAGATCTCATTCCTCAGG ATATTGAAGTAGAGAAGTGCAATCTATTTGCCGGTAAATGGATCCCAGATTCATCAGGACCAATCTACACGAACAACTCATGCGGTAATCTCATCGACGGTCACCAAAACTGCATCACCAACGGCAGGCCTGACTTGGACTTCCTCTACTGGAAATGGAAGCCTCATGACTGTCTGTTACCACGTTTTGATCCTCGAAGGTTTCTTCAACTTATGAGGAATAAATCATGGGCGTTCATTGGTGACTCCATCGTGCGTAACCACGTCGAATCTCTGCTTTGTATGCTCTATTCG GTCGAAGAACCGGTTGAAGTGTACCACGACAAGGAGTACAAATCGAAAAGATGGCATTTCCCTATACATAACCTAACGATATCCAACGTCTGGTCGCCGTTTCTAGTCCAAGCCGCTATTTTCGAAGATTCAGACGGTGTCTCAACCGCTGCGGTCCAGCTACATCTCGACAAACTCGATGAGACATGGACCAGTCTGATGCCTACTCTAGACTACGCAATCATCTCAACCGGTAAATGGTATCTTAAAGCAGCGGTTTATCACGAAAATGCTAAACCGGTCGGTTGCCATATCTGTCCGGAGAAGTCTCGCTTGGAAGAGCTAGGCTTCGACCATGCTTATAACGCATCGCTGCGTAACGTCATGGACTTCTTAGCTGATGAGACTAACCGTAAAGGTACGGTGTTTTTCAGGACTGCGACTCCAGACCATTTCCAGAACGGGGAGTGGCATAACGGTGGGACGTGTAAGCAGACCGAGCCGGTGAGTGATGAGGAGGCTGAGATGAAAAACGTGCATAAGATACTAAGAGGTTTAGAGATTGGTCAGTTCGAAAGAGCGGTTAGAGAGAAGACGGGTGAGGAGGGTGGTGGTGGTAATGTAAAGCTTTTGGATTTCACCGGGATGTTACTGACTCGACCCGATGGTCATCCGGGTGCGTACCGACAGTTCAGACCGTTTGATAAAGACAAAAATGCAAAGGTACAGAATGATTGTCTGCATTGGTGCTTGCCTGGTCCGATTGATTACTTGAATGATGTTATATTAGAGACCATAGCGAATGGCTAA
- the LOC108850036 gene encoding uncharacterized protein LOC108850036, with protein SNKRVLYFKFDKTFTKKTTTTEKVLTFSFRIYSKYTVGKYEDLLKEHENLIKTLEVLEKKQTETVVAKEEVKHWETKYGELHKKYGELKEMLEKLEKAVEYLNSSDEVGVDSGVIEISRYEEGNQREESNGEAERERERERESLLVLDG; from the exons AGTAATAAACGAGTTTTgtatttcaaatttgataaaacttttacaaaaaaaacaacaacaacagagaaagttttaacattttcatttagaatatattctaaatataCGGTAGGTAAGTATGAGGATCTGTTGAAGGAACACGAGAACTTAATCAAAACGCTGGAGGTTCTTGAGAAGAAGCAGACAGAGACTGTGGTGGCTAAGGAAGAGGTTAAACACTGGGAGACCAAGTATGGCGAATTGCATAAGAAGTATGGTGAATTGAAGGAGATGCTAGAGAAGCTTGAAAAGGCTGTCGAATATTTGAACTCTTCTGATGAAGTCGGTGTGGATTCAG GTGTGATAGAGATCAGTAGGTACGAGGAAGGAAACCAAAGAGAGGAGAGCAACGgagaagcagagagagagagagagagagagagagagagtctacTAGTACTTGACGGTTAG
- the LOC130510502 gene encoding probable long-chain-alcohol O-fatty-acyltransferase 8 has protein sequence MEEEIKRFALVYISAIVSVIYCYYIPSRIKAGAPRLLSILPVCVQFFVFPIFFSSVLFISIITFTLTGMGILKLILFSFDKGPLFPLPTSLFGFLCFTFLPIERLGKTPKSQSTSPTWVFPTKVAICAVMLMLHMRGYKHNLPTVLLWVVIYPLYMYLPLEIALNTVKFLFTIILGCDLKPVFDEPYLATSLQDFWGPRWNPMVSSLLRSAFYFPLKGKSNSGLAMFIGGFATFLASGLFHELQSFYTSYETPSWEITLFYVLHGVCTAAEMVVKRSAFGQRWTVRPVVSWLLTMTFVIVTNGWLYFPQITRGKEIRHYITEYIIVT, from the coding sequence ATGGAGGAAGAAATCAAGAGATTTGCCCTGGTATACATTTCCGCAATAGTCTCCGTAATTTATTGTTACTACATACCGTCTAGAATCAAAGCTGGGGCTCCTCGATTACTCTCTATTCTTCCAGTATGTGTTCAGTTCTTTGTTTTccccatcttcttctcctcagtATTGTTCATTTCCATCATAACGTTTACCCTCACAGGGATGGGAATATTAAAGCTCATCCTCTTTTCATTTGATAAAGGTCCTCTTTTCCCACTTCCCACAAGTCTTTTTGGATTTTTGTGCTTCACTTTCCTTCCCATCGAAAGACTTGGAAAAACCCCTAAATCTCAATCTACTTCTCCCACTTGGGTTTTCCCCACTAAAGTTGCAATATGTGCAGTGATGTTAATGTTACATATGCGGGGTTACAAACATAATCTTCCCACGGTTCTGTTATGGGTGGTTATATATCCTTTATATATGTACTTGCCACTTGAGATTGCATTAAACACCGTCAAATTTCTGTTCACTATCATTCTTGGGTGCGATCTTAAGCCAGTATTCGATGAACCTTACCTAGCCACCTCTCTTCAAGACTTCTGGGGTCCCCGGTGGAATCCAATGGTGTCTTCCCTTCTCCGGTCAGCTTTCTACTTTCCTCTGAAGGGTAAATCAAACTCCGGTTTGGCTATGTTTATCGGGGGTTTTGCGACTTTCCTTGCCTCTGGTCTGTTTCACGAACTTCAATCCTTCTACACAAGCTATGAAACGCCTTCCTGGGAGATCACTTTGTTTTATGTGCTGCATGGGGTTTGCACTGCGGCAGAAATGGTGGTGAAAAGGTCAGCGTTTGGGCAGCGTTGGACAGTGAGACCAGTGGTGTCTTGGCTGCTTACCATGACATTTGTGATTGTGACCAATGGTTGGCTCTATTTCCCTCAAATTACAAGGGGAAAAGAGATACGCCATTATATTACCGAATATATTATTGTAACGTGA